A single region of the Brassica rapa cultivar Chiifu-401-42 chromosome A03, CAAS_Brap_v3.01, whole genome shotgun sequence genome encodes:
- the LOC103862089 gene encoding pentatricopeptide repeat-containing protein At4g31850, chloroplastic encodes MEAFLCSTSLCGDVTVSDAFIVSSNIKGRLKFQPLNVGSVFHRKKHWRKTMRSCSKSSDFSVPVTNNKTLISSGEVTKDLTSFPDTDSAFSYFKSVAENWSLVHTTETCNHMLEALRVDGRIEDMAYVFDLMQKRIIKRDSTTFLTIFKCLSLKGGLRQAPYALEKMRESGFVLNAYSYNGLIHLLLKSRFCTEAMEVYRRMIFDGLRPSLKTYSSLMVGLGKRKDTEGVMCLLKEMETLGLKPNVYTFTICIRVLGRAGKINEAYGILKRMDEEGCGPDVVTYTVLIDALCTAGKLDCAKEVFEKMKTGRHKPDRVTYITLLDRFSDNRDLDSVRRFWSEMEKDGHVPDVVTFTILVDALCKAGSFGEAFDTLDVMRERGVSPNLHTYNTLICGLLRVHRLDDALELFGKMESLGVKPTAYTYIVFIDYYGKSGDSVSALETFEEMKNKGIAPNIVACNASLYSLAKSGRVQEAKGIFYGLKNIGLAPDSVTYNMMMRCYSKVGEIEEALKLLSEMLESNCEPDVIVVNSLINALFKADRVDEAWEMFMRMKEMKLKPTVVTYNTLLSGLGKNGKTQEAIELFEGMGAKGCPPNTVTFNTLFDCLCKNDEVMLALKMFFEMSCVPDVFTYNTIIYGLMKNGQVKEAMCFFHQMKKLVYPDFVTLCTLLPGVVKAGLVEDAYKLTANFLHSCGEQPAVLFWEDLMGSVLAEAGIDSAVSFSERLVVNGICQDGESILVPMIRYSFKHGDPSGAKTLFEKFTKELGVQPKLPAYNLLIGGLLEADMIETAHEFFLEMKSTGCIPDAATYNFLLDAYGKSGKIDELFALYKEMSSHECVPNTITHNIVISGLVKSGNVDEALDLYYDLISDGDFSPTACTYGPLIDGLSKSGRLYEAKQLFEGMLDYGCRPNCAIYNILINGFGKAGEADAACKLFKRMVKEGVRPDLKTYSVLVDCLCMVGRVDEGLHYFRELKESGLDPDVVCYNLIINGLGKSQRLEEALELYNEMKNSRGILTPDLYTYNSLILNFGMAGMVEEAGKIYNEIQRVGLEPNVFTFNAMIRGYSLSGKHEHAYAVYQTMVTGGFSPNTGTYEQLPNRA; translated from the coding sequence ATGGAAGCTTTCCTCTGCTCAACGAGTCTTTGCGGCGATGTTACGGTCAGTGATGCTTTTATAGTTAGTAGTAACATCAAAGGAAGATTAAAGTTCCAACCTTTAAATGTTGGGTCTGTGTTTCATCGGAAGAAACATTGGAGAAAGACCATGAGATCATGTAGTAAAAGTTCTGATTTTTCGGTTCCTGTGACAAACAACAAGACATTGATATCTTCAGGTGAAGTCACCAAGGATCTAACGTCGTTTCCTGATACTGATTCTGCGTTTTCGTATTTCAAATCAGTGGCTGAGAATTGGAGTCTAGTTCACACAACTGAGACTTGCAACCACATGCTTGAAGCTCTGAGGGTCGATGGTAGAATAGAGGATATGGCTTACGTGTTTGATTTGATGCAGAAGAGAATCATAAAGAGGGATAGTACCACGTTCTTGACTATATTCAAGTGTCTTTCTCTGAAGGGTGGGTTGAGGCAAGCTCCTTATGCACTTGAGAAGATGAGAGAGTCTGGTTTTGTGTTGAATGCGTATTCATACAACGGGTTGATTCATCTTTTGCTTAAGTCTAGGTTCTGCACAGAGGCGATGGAGGTTTATAGGAGGATGATCTTTGACGGTTTAAGGCCTAGTTTGAAGACTTACTCTTCACTTATGGTCGGATTAGGGAAACGAAAGGACACTGAAGGTGTGATGTGTTTACTTAAAGAGATGGAGACGTTGGGATTAAAGCCTAATGTCTACACGTTTACTATATGTATCCGTGTGCTTGGAAGAGCGGGGAAGATTAATGAAGCGTATGGTATACTGAAGAGGATGGATGAAGAAGGATGTGGACCTGATGTGGTTACCTACACTGTTCTCATCGATGCTCTTTGTACCGCTGGGAAGCTCGACTGTGCTAAGGAGGTTTTCGAAAAGATGAAAACGGGAAGGCACAAACCGGATCGTGTGACTTACATTACTTTGCTGGATAGGTTTAGTGACAACAGAGATTTGGATTCAGTGAGGCGGTTTTGGAGTGAGATGGAGAAGGATGGTCATGTGCCTGACGTTGTAACCTTCACTATTCTTGTGGATGCTCTGTGCAAAGCTGGGAGTTTCGGTGAGGCGTTTGATACGTTGGACGTGATGAGGGAGCGAGGTGTCTCACCTAACTTGCATACATACAACACATTGATCTGTGGTCTCTTGAGAGTTCACAGGTTGGATGATGCGCTTGAGCTTTTTGGTAAAATGGAGTCTCTGGGCGTTAAGCCTACTGCATATACCTACATTGTTTTTATTGATTACTATGGGAAGTCTGGAGATTCCGTCAGTGCTCTTGAGACTTTTGAGGAGATGAAGAACAAAGGAATAGCTCCGAACATTGTAGCATGTAATGCGTCTCTCTACAGTCTAGCTAAATCCGGAAGAGTTCAAGAAGCAAAGGGAATCTTCTATGGGTTGAAGAACATAGGGCTTGCCCCTGATTCAGTAACCTATAACATGATGATGAGGTGTTACAGTAAAGTTGGGGAGATAGAAGAAGCCCTCAAGCTGCTTTCTGAGATGCTGGAGAGCAATTGCGAACCTGATGTGATCGTTGTTAACTCTTTGATCAACGCGCTTTTCAAGGCTGATAGAGTAGATGAGGCGTGGGAGATGTTTATGAGAATGAAGGAGATGAAACTCAAGCCTACAGTTGTGACTTACAACACATTGCTCTCAGGTTTAggcaaaaatggaaaaactcaGGAGGCGATTGAGTTGTTTGAAGGGATGGGGGCGAAAGGCTGTCCACCTAATACAGTGACTTTCAACACTCTCTTTGACTGTCTTTGCAAAAACGACGAGGTAATGCTAGCCTTGAAGATGTTCTTCGAGATGAGTTGTGTACCAGATGTGTTTACTTACAATACTATTATCTATGGTTTGATGAAGAACGGTCAAGTCAAAGAAGCGATGTGTTTCTTCCACCAGATGAAGAAACTGGTGTACCCTGATTTTGTCACTCTCTGCACTCTTCTTCCAGGTGTTGTCAAGGCCGGTTTAGTCGAAGATGCTTACAAGCTCACCGCTAACTTTCTTCACAGCTGCGGTGAACAACCAGCTGTTCTATTCTGGGAGGATTTGATGGGATCTGTCTTGGCTGAAGCTGGAATAGACAGTGCAGTTTCATTTTCTGAGAGATTGGTCGTTAATGGGATTTGTCAAGATGGTGAATCGATCCTGGTGCCAATGATCAGATATTCTTTCAAACATGGTGATCCCTCTGGTGCTAAAACTTTATTTGAGAAGTTCACAAAAGAGCTTGGCGTCCAACCTAAACTTCCGGCTTATAATCTGCTAATCGGTGGGCTTCTTGAAGCTGATATGATTGAAACAGCACATGAGTTCTTCCTAGAGATGAAGAGCACTGGTTGCATCCCAGATGCTGCTACCTACAACTTCTTGCTTGATGCTTATGGAAAATCAGGAAAAATTGACGAACTCTTTGCGCTCTACAAAGAGATGTCTTCCCATGAGTGCGTACCAAACACAATAACTCACAACATTGTCATCTCTGGACTGGTGAAATCAGGAAATGTAGACGAGGCTCTTGATTTATACTATGACCTTATCAGTGATGGCGACTTCTCTCCAACGGCTTGCACATATGGTCCCCTTATCGATGGTCTCTCCAAGTCAGGAAGATTGTATGAAGCAAAACAACTCTTTGAAGGAATGTTGGACTATGGCTGCAGGCCGAACTGTGCTATCTACAACATTCTCATCAACGGGTTTGGAAAAGCAGGCGAGGCTGATGCAGCGTGCAAGTTGTTCAAAAGAATGGTTAAAGAAGGAGTAAGACCGGATCTCAAGACTTACTCGGTTCTAGTGGATTGCCTTTGCATGGTCGGAAGAGTGGATGAAGGCTTGCATTACTTCAGGGAGCTGAAGGAATCTGGCCTTGATCCTGATGTAGTATGCTACAATCTCATAATCAACGGACTAGGGAAGTCTCAGAGACTTGAAGAAGCTCTTGAGCTTTACAATGAGATGAAGAACAGCAGAGGAATCCTCACCCCTGATCTATACACTTACAATTCCTTGATTCTGAATTTTGGTATGGCTGGAATGGTTGAAGAAGCTGGGAAGATTTACAATGAGATACAGAGAGTGGGTCTTGAGCCAAACGTTTTTACATTCAACGCTATGATCCGTGGATACAGTTTGTCTGGAAAACATGAGCACGCTTACGCTGTGTACCAGACAATGGTGACTGGAGGTTTCAGCCCCAACACAGGAACATATGAACAGCTTCCGAATAGAGCTTGA
- the LOC103862087 gene encoding probable protein phosphatase 2C 60 isoform X1 produces the protein MGIYLSSPKTDKLSEDGENDKLRYGLSSMQGWRATMEDAHAAILDLDDNSSFLGVYDGHGGKVVSKFCAKYLHQQVLSDEAYAAGDVGTSLQKAFFRMDEMMQGQRGWRELAILGDKISKFSGMIEGFIWSPRSGDSANRPDAWAFEEGPHSDFTGPNSGSTACVAVIRHKQLFVANAGDSRCVISRKGQAYNLSRDHKPDLEAERERILKAGGFIHAGRVNGSLNLARAIGDMEFKQNKFLPTEKQIVTASPDVNTVELCDDDDFLVLACDGIWDCMSSQQLVDFIHEQMNTETKLSVVCEKVLDRCLAPNTAGGEGCDNMTMILVQFKKPLQSTEPSQAEASHNEPSSSN, from the exons ATGGGAATATACCTTAGTTCTCCCAAAACAGATAAGTTGTCAGAAGATGGAGAGAATGATAAACTTAGATATGGTTTGTCCTCTATGCAAGGCTGGCGTGCCACCATGGAAGATGCT CATGCTGCAATTCTTGATCTGGATGATAATTCTTCCTTCTTGGGTGTCTATGATGGCCATGGag GTAAAGTTGTTTCAAAGTTCTGTGCCAAGTATCTACACCAGCAGGTTCTCAGTGACGAGGCATATGCAGCTGGAGACGTAGGGACTTCTCTTCAAAAGGCTTTTTTCAG AATGGATGAGATGATGCAAGGACAGAGAGGATGGCGAGAACTGGCGATACTAGGTGACAAGATCAGTAAGTTCAGCGGAATGATTGAAGGGTTTATATGGTCACCAAGAAGCGGAGACAGCGCTAATAGACCTGATGCTTGGGCCTTTGAGGAA GGGCCTCATTCTGATTTTACTGGACCTAACTCTGGGAGCACAGCATGTGTGGCTGTTATTAGACACAAGCAGCTCTTTGTTGCAAATGCTGGTGACTCACGTTGTGTCATATCCAGAAAGGGTCAG GCTTACAATCTTTCTAGAGATCACAAACCAGATCTTGAAGCTGAGAGAGAAAGGATATTGAAAGCTGGTGGCTTTATTCACGCTGGTCGTGTCAATGGAAGCTTGAACCTAGCAAGAGCTATCG GTGACATGGAATTCAAGCAGAATAAGTTTTTGCCAACTGAAAAGCAAATCGTTACCGCCAGTCCTGATGTAAACACG GTTGAACTCTGCGATGATGATGATTTCCTTGTTCTTGCCTGCGATGGAATTTG GGACTGCATGTCAAGCCAACAACTCGTTGATTTTATACATGAACAGATGAATACG GAAACCAAACTCTCAGTGGTATGTGAAAAAGTTCTAGATAGATGCTTGGCTCCAAACACAGCTGGTGGTGAAGGCTGTGATAACATGACCATGATCTTGGTTCAGTTCAAGAAGCCTCTTCAGTCCACAGAACCTAGCCAAGCTGAAGCAAGCCACAATGAGCCTAGCTCATCAAACTAG
- the LOC103862087 gene encoding probable protein phosphatase 2C 60 isoform X2 → MERMINLDMVCPLCKAGVPPWKMLGVGKVVSKFCAKYLHQQVLSDEAYAAGDVGTSLQKAFFRMDEMMQGQRGWRELAILGDKISKFSGMIEGFIWSPRSGDSANRPDAWAFEEGPHSDFTGPNSGSTACVAVIRHKQLFVANAGDSRCVISRKGQAYNLSRDHKPDLEAERERILKAGGFIHAGRVNGSLNLARAIGDMEFKQNKFLPTEKQIVTASPDVNTVELCDDDDFLVLACDGIWDCMSSQQLVDFIHEQMNTETKLSVVCEKVLDRCLAPNTAGGEGCDNMTMILVQFKKPLQSTEPSQAEASHNEPSSSN, encoded by the exons ATGGAGAGAATGATAAACTTAGATATGGTTTGTCCTCTATGCAAGGCTGGCGTGCCACCATGGAAGATGCT TGGTGTAGGTAAAGTTGTTTCAAAGTTCTGTGCCAAGTATCTACACCAGCAGGTTCTCAGTGACGAGGCATATGCAGCTGGAGACGTAGGGACTTCTCTTCAAAAGGCTTTTTTCAG AATGGATGAGATGATGCAAGGACAGAGAGGATGGCGAGAACTGGCGATACTAGGTGACAAGATCAGTAAGTTCAGCGGAATGATTGAAGGGTTTATATGGTCACCAAGAAGCGGAGACAGCGCTAATAGACCTGATGCTTGGGCCTTTGAGGAA GGGCCTCATTCTGATTTTACTGGACCTAACTCTGGGAGCACAGCATGTGTGGCTGTTATTAGACACAAGCAGCTCTTTGTTGCAAATGCTGGTGACTCACGTTGTGTCATATCCAGAAAGGGTCAG GCTTACAATCTTTCTAGAGATCACAAACCAGATCTTGAAGCTGAGAGAGAAAGGATATTGAAAGCTGGTGGCTTTATTCACGCTGGTCGTGTCAATGGAAGCTTGAACCTAGCAAGAGCTATCG GTGACATGGAATTCAAGCAGAATAAGTTTTTGCCAACTGAAAAGCAAATCGTTACCGCCAGTCCTGATGTAAACACG GTTGAACTCTGCGATGATGATGATTTCCTTGTTCTTGCCTGCGATGGAATTTG GGACTGCATGTCAAGCCAACAACTCGTTGATTTTATACATGAACAGATGAATACG GAAACCAAACTCTCAGTGGTATGTGAAAAAGTTCTAGATAGATGCTTGGCTCCAAACACAGCTGGTGGTGAAGGCTGTGATAACATGACCATGATCTTGGTTCAGTTCAAGAAGCCTCTTCAGTCCACAGAACCTAGCCAAGCTGAAGCAAGCCACAATGAGCCTAGCTCATCAAACTAG
- the LOC103862087 gene encoding probable protein phosphatase 2C 60 isoform X3, producing MGIYLSSPKTDKLSEDGENDKLRYGLSSMQGWRATMEDAHAAILDLDDNSSFLGVYDGHGGKVVSKFCAKYLHQQVLSDEAYAAGDVGTSLQKAFFRMDEMMQGQRGWRELAILGDKISKFSGMIEGFIWSPRSGDSANRPDAWAFEEGPHSDFTGPNSGSTACVAVIRHKQLFVANAGDSRCVISRKGQAYNLSRDHKPDLEAERERILKAGGFIHAGRVNGSLNLARAIGDMEFKQNKFLPTEKQIVTASPDVNTVELCDDDDFLVLACDGIWDCMSSQQLVDFIHEQMNTSLSFGR from the exons ATGGGAATATACCTTAGTTCTCCCAAAACAGATAAGTTGTCAGAAGATGGAGAGAATGATAAACTTAGATATGGTTTGTCCTCTATGCAAGGCTGGCGTGCCACCATGGAAGATGCT CATGCTGCAATTCTTGATCTGGATGATAATTCTTCCTTCTTGGGTGTCTATGATGGCCATGGag GTAAAGTTGTTTCAAAGTTCTGTGCCAAGTATCTACACCAGCAGGTTCTCAGTGACGAGGCATATGCAGCTGGAGACGTAGGGACTTCTCTTCAAAAGGCTTTTTTCAG AATGGATGAGATGATGCAAGGACAGAGAGGATGGCGAGAACTGGCGATACTAGGTGACAAGATCAGTAAGTTCAGCGGAATGATTGAAGGGTTTATATGGTCACCAAGAAGCGGAGACAGCGCTAATAGACCTGATGCTTGGGCCTTTGAGGAA GGGCCTCATTCTGATTTTACTGGACCTAACTCTGGGAGCACAGCATGTGTGGCTGTTATTAGACACAAGCAGCTCTTTGTTGCAAATGCTGGTGACTCACGTTGTGTCATATCCAGAAAGGGTCAG GCTTACAATCTTTCTAGAGATCACAAACCAGATCTTGAAGCTGAGAGAGAAAGGATATTGAAAGCTGGTGGCTTTATTCACGCTGGTCGTGTCAATGGAAGCTTGAACCTAGCAAGAGCTATCG GTGACATGGAATTCAAGCAGAATAAGTTTTTGCCAACTGAAAAGCAAATCGTTACCGCCAGTCCTGATGTAAACACG GTTGAACTCTGCGATGATGATGATTTCCTTGTTCTTGCCTGCGATGGAATTTG GGACTGCATGTCAAGCCAACAACTCGTTGATTTTATACATGAACAGATGAATACG TCTCTCTCTTTTGGTCGTTAA
- the LOC103862087 gene encoding probable protein phosphatase 2C 60 isoform X4 — protein MGIYLSSPKTDKLSEDGENDKLRYGLSSMQGWRATMEDAHAAILDLDDNSSFLGVYDGHGGKVVSKFCAKYLHQQVLSDEAYAAGDVGTSLQKAFFRMDEMMQGQRGWRELAILGDKISKFSGMIEGFIWSPRSGDSANRPDAWAFEEGPHSDFTGPNSGSTACVAVIRHKQLFVANAGDSRCVISRKGQAYNLSRDHKPDLEAERERILKAGGFIHAGRVNGSLNLARAIGDMEFKQNKFLPTEKQIVTASPDVNTVELCDDDDFLVLACDGIWDCMSSQQLVDFIHEQMNTVN, from the exons ATGGGAATATACCTTAGTTCTCCCAAAACAGATAAGTTGTCAGAAGATGGAGAGAATGATAAACTTAGATATGGTTTGTCCTCTATGCAAGGCTGGCGTGCCACCATGGAAGATGCT CATGCTGCAATTCTTGATCTGGATGATAATTCTTCCTTCTTGGGTGTCTATGATGGCCATGGag GTAAAGTTGTTTCAAAGTTCTGTGCCAAGTATCTACACCAGCAGGTTCTCAGTGACGAGGCATATGCAGCTGGAGACGTAGGGACTTCTCTTCAAAAGGCTTTTTTCAG AATGGATGAGATGATGCAAGGACAGAGAGGATGGCGAGAACTGGCGATACTAGGTGACAAGATCAGTAAGTTCAGCGGAATGATTGAAGGGTTTATATGGTCACCAAGAAGCGGAGACAGCGCTAATAGACCTGATGCTTGGGCCTTTGAGGAA GGGCCTCATTCTGATTTTACTGGACCTAACTCTGGGAGCACAGCATGTGTGGCTGTTATTAGACACAAGCAGCTCTTTGTTGCAAATGCTGGTGACTCACGTTGTGTCATATCCAGAAAGGGTCAG GCTTACAATCTTTCTAGAGATCACAAACCAGATCTTGAAGCTGAGAGAGAAAGGATATTGAAAGCTGGTGGCTTTATTCACGCTGGTCGTGTCAATGGAAGCTTGAACCTAGCAAGAGCTATCG GTGACATGGAATTCAAGCAGAATAAGTTTTTGCCAACTGAAAAGCAAATCGTTACCGCCAGTCCTGATGTAAACACG GTTGAACTCTGCGATGATGATGATTTCCTTGTTCTTGCCTGCGATGGAATTTG GGACTGCATGTCAAGCCAACAACTCGTTGATTTTATACATGAACAGATGAATACGGTAAACTAA
- the LOC103862090 gene encoding putative glutathione peroxidase 7, chloroplastic, producing MASSSYAPFSAVFSGFAATKPNPPPTCSAFLVPKRRSNSRNLKNGVSLKSWNKHGFQFTSRNLSVYARATEEKTVHDFTVKDISGKDVSLDKFKGKPLLIVNVASKCGLTSSNYTELSQLYDKYRNQGFEILAFPCNQFGGQEPESNPDIKRFVCTRFKAEFPIFDKVDVNGPSTAPIYQFLKSKSGGFLGDLIKWNFEKFLVDKKGNVVQRYPPTTSPLQIEKDIQKLLVA from the exons atggcTTCTTCCTCTTACGCACCATTCTCTGCAGTCTTCAGCGGTTTCGCTGCAACGAAACCTAACCCACCTCCAACTTGTTCTGCTTTTCTCGTCCCTAAGCGAAGATCAAATTCTCGGAATCTGAAAAATGGGGTTTCCTTGAAATCTTGGAATAAGCATGGATTTCAATTCACATCAAGAAATTTGAGTGTGTATGCAAGAGCTACTGAAGAGAAGACTGTTCATGATTTCACTGTAAAG GACATAAGTGGGAAGGATGTTTCCCTAGACAAATTCAAAGGAAAACCTCTGTTGATCGTTAACGTTGCTTCAAAATG tggTTTAACATCATCAAACTACACAGAGCTTTCACAATTGTACGACAAATACAGAAACCAAG GATTTGAGATTCTAGCTTTCCCTTGCAATCAATTTGGAGGTCAAGAACCTGAATCAAACCCGGATATCAAGCGGTTCGTGTGTACCAGATTTAAAGCTGAGTTCCCTATATTCGATAAG GTTGATGTGAATGGACCGAGCACAGCTCCAATCTACCAGTTCTTGAAATCAAAGTCGGGTGGGTTCTTGGGTGATCTCATCAAGTGGAACTTTGAGAAATTCTTGGTTGACAAAAAAGGCAACGTCGTCCAGAGATACCCTCCCACGACTTCTCCTTTACAAATTGAG AAAGACATCCAGAAGTTGCTTGTGGCTTAA